A region of the Dreissena polymorpha isolate Duluth1 chromosome 6, UMN_Dpol_1.0, whole genome shotgun sequence genome:
tagtagtggagtagtagtagtagtagttagtcgtagtagtagtagtagtagtagtagtagtagtagtagtagtagtagtagtagtagtagtagtagtagtgctagtagtagtagtagtagtagtagtagtagtagtagtagaagtagtagtagtagtagtagtagtagtagtagtagtagtcgtagtagtagtagtagtgtagtagtagtagtagtagtcgtagtagtagtagtagtagtagtagtagtagagaagtagtagttgtagtagtaatagtagtagtactagtagtagtagtagtagtagtagtagtagtagtagtagtagtagtagtagtagtagtagtagtagtagtagtagtagtagtagtagtagtagtagtagtagtagccgtagtagtagtagtagtagtagaagtagtagtagtagtagtagtagtagtagtcgtagtagtagtagtagtagtagtagtagtagtagtagtagtcgtagtagtagtagcagtagtagtagtgtagaagtagtagtagtagtagtcgtagtagtagtagtagtagtagtagtagtagtagtagtagtagtagtcgtagtagtagtagtagcagtacaagtagtagtagtagaagtagtagtagtagtagtagtagtagtagtagtagtagtagtagtagtagtagtagtagtagtagtagtagtagtcgtagtagtagtagtcgtaggagaagtagtagtagtagtactagtagtagtagtagtagtactagtagtagtagtagaagtagtagtagtagtagtagtagtagtagtagtagtagtagtagtagtagtagtagtagtagtagtagtagtagtagtagtagtagtagtagtagtagtagtagcagtacaagtagtagtactagtagtagtagtagtagtagtagtagtagtagtagtagtagtagtagtagtagtagtagtagtagaagtagtagtagtagtagtagtagtagaagtagtagtagtagtagaagcagcagtagcagtagcagtagcagtagtagtagcagtagtactagtagtagtagtagtagtagtagtagtagtagtagtagtagtagtagtagtagtagtagtagtagtagtagtagtagtagtagtagtagcagtacaagtagtagtagtactattagtagtggtagtagaagtagaagtattttttacaattCTGAATACTTTACTATGCACTAAGAGTTAGTGTAAGAGTCAATGAAATATAGATGTCATCGTTACTTTCAGTGAATTGTGCATTGAAACTTATGTATTAAACTtaccatgtttgtctttcatACAATTTGATTGATCACTTTTCAGTCGATCAAGTAAGAAGGCAGTGACTCAATTATGTTTACGTTTTGCAAAATGTCCTACTTTCGATTTGAATAAAGGTTACACTgcagtataaataataaagtaaataaattatggATTATGTTCAGGCTATGTTCCAGGCTGGCTCGAATATTATTTGAGATACATTGTTCACGTTATTAGCCCCGGAAGCCATCAAATACCTCCTATGTCTAATCAGAGAATGTTTACAGAGCTAAAAGTATATATTCGCGCAGCAGAATAGCAGGATATTAACCTTCAACGCAATATACATATTCAAGTTTAGCAATAGATATGGTTgtgtacaatatatttttaaaggctggtcgtaaatgctgactttaaaataaagtttgaaatttacgtttcaaaataataagtttgaaaacaaaaatccaactattgtgtttttttacttgttagtcacatattcaacgcatgaaatgtgagtaattatagtcaaaccacacattagggTAAGTACATAAAAACTATAtcacgggagtgcacatcatatgtgtccccACATGATTTATTGTGAGTTCATTTCTTCACCATaaaaaatatatcgtatgttaatattttattaacacgctgttttctttcgacacatttaaattacACTGTCatatccgcgtcatgcgaaaatgggccgTAAAGCATTTCGGCCAGCGTAGCGCAAGCCCAACATATGCATTTGCGCAGTCGGAGTTGATGCTGTTCGCTAAAAAAACACTCAAGGTGTTATGGTCTCAtaatgtttctccttaccagactgagagatgcgcaggctgagttggtctatatatatatatatatatatatatatatatatatatatatatatatatatatatatatatatatatatatatagttatgtaagtaaaatgtaataatccagattgtgaatattatataatatatatatatatatatattacacagaaactgattctaaacaatatcttaattttacctcgtgtcataataaacacacaaagataaatattcctttcactttagcgaaacggatctgcaccatagtttcgaatgataaacttaaactaaaacgtttaaatgaacttaagcattcccttattcaaagaaaatatccacaatctattataaatacaggtattaaaaaaacactttccatccctaaacatgaattactttcaaaatcaacacaaaaagacaagagtaatataattccatttatttcaacacaaaatccaaaaaataaagaactgtttggcgtattaaaaaacaacattgacattttacaaacagacccggttatgaataaaataatttcaaatcagaagataataaaatgtaagcgacagccacctaatttaaaacgtctgttaaccaaatcttacttttcatctcaagaaccaagagtatccaaatgtaatgaccctagatgcgccctgtgtggttatattattgaagggaattcttttgattttaatggcaaaatgttcaaaataaaaactaatatgtcatgtgatatacaaaatgtgatttatgtattagtatgcaatggatgcaaacaatattatataggccaaactggcgataaacttagaaataggcgatctgttcatgaacaacaaatgcgagacccctcaacaagacagatgcctttaagtaaacatttagatgaatgtttacATAATGAAccgaaatttaaaatatttccattttataagctattttcgaacaatatttcagctaggttagcaaaagaacaacatttaatacatgtatttaaacccaaattaaatttcatttaatatttattgacgttatgacgtcataattgatatgacgttatctccatgacattttgacgttgtaatatattgtattatgccctgatgagctatgcgaaacgcgttggctaaatcaatatatatttaaaaatcccagacacgtgtttttacttttattatatatatatatatatatatatatatatatatatatatatattgagagagagagagagagagagagagagagagagagagagagagagagagagagagagagagagagagagagagagagagagagagagagagagagagagagagagagagagagagagagagagagagagagagagagagacgagatgagagaggagagagagagagagagagagagggagacagagacagagacagacagagacagagagacagagagagagacagagagacagacagagagataTGATGggcacatatggcataagacccattttcgaatgacgagggtctttaaaaatcgcatttcgaattgtaaatggcatattttagcacaatgcttttcggtacaaaattgaattaaaaattaaGGCGATTTCCAgatgtgctgaccaagtacggcaaacatttgtggttagataattagacgattttcctcttattgtgacactatactatttcggtcgagtttgtgtttttttatcttgaaagcaaaactttgTTTATCGATAATCAATTATGTCTTCCCCGatcgatttagtgaccgagtacagaccaTGATATTCTGCGatatggattttaacgcgtaattgtaactggtcCACAATTTATATCGTTTCAACATGCACaaagtagtccggaattccttactcTGAACAGTGCTACAGCTTTTACactgtgcacagacacagtgatgtagccaggTTCAGGGGATTTATATCGAATCAGCATATGACATATTCGAATACATTCATTCGTGTCTGtcggcgttatgtaaaggtcaagCTGGTTAAAACAGCTTTGCcaaaagcgcattagtgttctaTACTGATGTTTAGGTCAGAGACTTGTTGACTTGTTGCTAGAGTTACACGTAATACATCAACAAAAAAGTatgggtcaacagggctgtcttcgTGACTACCTAATACGTGAGTAAAacgtattgctcgcagatttatttttcatttattttcatcaagcatcttattgtatttttttcattaggtccctcatgaaattatatttttagtgcGATAGGTATTCGATGATcctacaatattcatgtattatgaTGGCGATTACACATTTTCTTTAATATTGGTTCTCACTTAACCATTTCCATCATACTTTCTATGATTTTAGAACGTCTAAAAACGTTAATGTTGTTGCTATTttgttatctctataacataaatgaCATAAACAGTACACACACATCTCGTTAAGACACACCCTTAATAAATTTGAATGGATTTTGTTGATTTCAAACTGGCGCTTAATAAAGCTATAACCTAAGTTTGAAacaatgagttgcgtctaagattatgcaatagcgaacaacttcggtGCCTTAATCGCTTTGATTTTAGCATGCAAATATTACTGTGCTTGTTTGTTAGAAGTACAGATTTTTCTTATTACTTTACTCATCTAAATACGTGTACATGCACTGGCATGTGTCTAAGATGCGCGTGTATGAATACACGTCTATCAGTGTTCCAGGTAAGCCTGTAAACACTTACCGACCTTGTGCCAATTATTTAGATCAAGTTAATATGGAAGCGCATTCTGTCCTCCATTCTATATTGTAAACGTAAAGCAATTTGCTAGATAAGTTTATTGCGTAATATATTCTACATTAATAATGATCTATTATTTGccattgtttttgtgtgttttttagttttggaatttgaaattaagcctcgttctgaaaaaaatgtgcttaatgcatgtgcgtaaagtgtcgtcccaggctaaacagggacgacactttccgtgttaacaagattttcggtaagaagggacttccttttatcgaaaaataccataaaagcggaaagtgttgtccctgataagcctgtgcgtactgaacaggctaatctgggacgacgctttacgcacatacattatgcccagttttctcaaaacgcgtctCAATTATGCATATGTTGATGCTGGTGTTGCAGACAAGCTGCGCGTTTTTGTTTATCTGTATTGATAGAGAAGCCACAATCGAGCGTCCGTAGATAACATGTGTATTGTTTACAATTCATCTGGGTAGGCATTTCGGAACATAGTGATGTGGTTTGTGTACTTACGTGAAACAGTTATACAAGGTAAGCGTTAGTTATATACCATTCATATTATGACTGTTTGTTTTCTGTATGAGTTTGTTTACAGCAATGTGCATGCTAAATACTTACAAGCTAAAGGAATTTTCGCCAGCCGCTTTTATAGTACTAAATTTGCCAGTTCGCTGAAGCTATGGAAAGTCTACAGCGTCGTTACATAATTATGCCATGATATAATTCAATAATGTTCAACTTTGTGAAGGAATCATAGTATTAACATGTACATCAGTTCGTTGGTATAAAGCATTGACATGTGGCGTGTTTTGCAGATCAAATCAGTCAAATTAATCGAGTAATACCTGAAAATGCGTCTAATCGGCGGATGCTGAACAATTAGGCCGCCATTGTTGTTTGACCGCGTGGCGGAAACTGTATTCGAGTGTTCCTTGACCACGTGATTGCAATCTTCAACACAACATTCGGTTTCTGTAATACATATTTTGTACATAAACGGAATGCTGAGCTCTGAAGGCATTGCTTGAATTTTGATGTTGAATGTATTATTCATGTCTATGTGTAAAAGTACGGTGTTTTCATAACATATTGACCAGCCAGGTTAAATACCATAGATTTCTGCTGTTTGTAACTGGGGGTAGGTGGGGGTCTACGAAGAAATAGCACGAATCAATAGATTAAGTCACataactacggaatccggatagtgccatctttaatctcgcccttctttcatcaagggcgacactagacacacgaagcgatacttgatatttttcttgacagtcgcggcgatacttgatcttttttcCTGACAGTCtcggcgacacacgatatttttaaCTCGATATATCGACCTGCTGTAGGTAGCCACAAAAGTCGATATATCGAGttaaatatcgtgcgtcgctgcgactgtcaagaaacatatcgtgtgtcgccgcgactgtcaggaaaaagatcaagtatcgcttcgtgtgtctagtgatgcccttgatgaaagaagggcgagattaaagatggaactatccggattccgtacattACCGTTACGTAACGTGAGATTATCATTTCACAAATAATTTCGCATTGGGACAATAACCGCTACACTGCAGAACGAAACAGTTGTTTAGACAGTATGGTGTCAAAAGTATGTTAAATATGCGGAAAACAAATACTCACTCCAATTTTACCTCCTATTTTAGTGTATTTgttaaatgcaataaaatgttttgactaacaaatatatactattttaaaacaatagaCGGATTATTTCTTCTATTGTTAGTAAGGAAGTCATTATTTGTTTGGATGTaatatatggaccgtgctctatgaaaaagggggtttattgcatgtgctttaagtgtcatcccagattaggctggGTGGATCGCATGGGCTAATCAGATACAACAATTTCCGCCCAAAAatgagttttgctaagaagagactttatttaaaacgaaaatatatcatacagtcggaaagtgtcgtccctgataagcctgttcggactgcacatgctaatcagggacgacactttgagcaCACTTTaatccccattttcacagagcacggctcatatgcatTCTTGTTCGGCTGAGCTGTGTAAGCTATGTTTTCAacgttgttattgttttcatgtttccATGAAATATAGAGAAAAAAACTCGTCGGCCACATGAAATTAGTGGAATTcttgcatttgtttaaaatattaacgTGAACaagttgtttgtatttatttatttgtttgcactagtattagtattagtcaaactattaacccatttatgcctagcgtctagaaaaaaggccttggcataatgcggcgtctcatctgtgtctacgctgtttgcttaaaggaatttctgtaagaaatattcttaatatatataaaaaaacatactagacatccctaattttggaaataaatcgatccaattcagaaggatgggatagtccactaagcataaatgggttaaaatatgtacttttggTCCTTCAACAAGTCGGTTTGGACATAAGCCTGCGAATAACTTTGCCGTGATAAATTACATAGACATTTATATGTATGATCTAACTATATGTGACACAGATGCAGCGCACAATACACACCACTCTGGAAGACAGTCGGAATAAATGGTACCAAAACATAGACGAAATAAGAGTTTAGTGCAATGGAGAATAATTTTCGTTTAAACCCAGTCttgtaaatataacatatataaactGTTGGGATATTCACCCATTATTCTTCTCATAATTATGTGTCTATAAGACAAATTGTTACACGTTTTAGTGCTGCAAGATCGGTATCTATAAGGATAACAATTTCTTGATtatatatgatttttattaaataaacaccatcacgttgggtatgcggatactttgataacagatggcacttcgataccagataacaacaaaagccaatcgcgagaggtaagttcatcaaggtttttttaagttatatcataaagataagTTTTTAAGACAAGGCGAATGgccgagtttataaatggtgtatccttttctattgcaaagaaaaacatcacggaagaatggtagattttccccaaaaaagtagaaaattcggtcggaaaacagcataaactggatgaacagtaaacatttcaacaaaataaaactacttaaaaaatattttaaaaaatggtttgATATTTCAACATGTAGAGTAATCCATGCGCTTCAAACGCTGacatttttataatattcaatgaaatataaacgaagatagagcatgttttaataggtggtattcatgaagttgcggatactttgatccccgatataagacacttcggataacagagactttcaacaaattgggcactctgataaccgagttttatcttctacctgaaatgcatatatgtatattatggccattcttaccaaacattttgaagtacgaatcaatttgcactctcaagcccgacacattggaaatctatgcataacgtaattacatacacatgtaaatataaccaatggcgttgttcgttttcaaaaatcttattaatattaatttatattattaaagtgcaaatgttaaataagattcaaatgcttatttctgaagttaTATATTTCAAGTAACGACCGAAaaaaattgtctaaataataaacgttttttaagtggtaaattgagattaagagaattgaaaatacaacggatcatgtggatcaacacgactgtgttcaattgaacttatagcaggactctagataaggggagcaaggggtcttaaagcggccaatacacctacATATATCTGACtgaaaaagtgtcgagttatctggaatcgaagtgcaattggctttgagatgatcggttaaaGAATCGTCCATGAAagtttggcatccgactcttaaaacatatttatttcttcaaatacgttattcaactaaaatttaacatgttgtaacattaatggacatattaatattttattacgattagttggcacgttcttgatttatttccaagtatttttattttgttgaaatacgtactgatcatcatATTCATGACGATAATCGATGAAATGTTATCTATTGTTTTATAATCCACTTTTTTTACgaatttcttgctccgcaatacgaagtactataccattaatcgaccaaacaatgttacgtgtctgaaaatcaaatgaacagaacataaatgcaaaacagCTGAAGAAATcatctctcgcgcgtggcttttgttgttttctggtatcgaagtgccatctgttatcaaagtatccgcatacccggcgtgcacCATTAGATTtatggtttaatttaaaacaaatcggTATGGCTGCCTAAGCCATTTTTCGATATTTCTTATGAGGTAATCGAATGTTGGATAAATAACTCCTAAATAGACCCGAATAAATAAGTTCCAACATTACATCGGCTAAAAACTAAGTAAAACTTAACACGTCTTTAAGATGAATCAAAAACTGATTTAAATCATGCCTATCTCGTGAAATTACtccttttttacaaattaattttCAAGCTTTACCGTTGAATGGTAGTTTCACATTTAATGAAGTTAGTGTTCGTTGAATAAAGtaatttacatttacattattatttacatttttgacagacagacagttagtCATAAATCAACATATACTTATGTCAACgttaaaataattgcatttagCTAAATGTAATCTTGATCGCGTAAGGTTTATcacatacataataatacattttgagtgattttaaacaaataacaaaatatgcaactgTTATAAAGAGTTTTGTTCGACTAATAAATGATTAGTCaattgtttgaatatatataataaattcgaCAAACACGTCTTTGCAAATTGCAAAATATACAACTACATTATTAAGGTTTTGCGCgaaaaatatacacatgtataaatgaTGGATGTactgaatttaattattaaattgtacATACAATTTGGAGGATGAAACCATAAACATAGTACAAGAGTAAAAATGAGCTATACAGCGTTTTGTTAGACAAACACGATAACtacaaaataaattgaatttacaTATTAGGTAGTACAAAATGTACAAGTTATTTACATTAATGTATCGTTTTCCATTCACCGCTTAATTAAAGCAAGTTTTGAAGGCCGTTCTTCCCGTGTTCAATAGGCCGTGTTGTATTATCCCATTTTCCTCTGGTAGAGAAATCAGTTCTTAAAAAGCAAATGAGCAGACTGCCGTTCGGGGTGTATGCGATTTAAAGTTTTGACGCTCGATTGTTTCTTcacaatattaaattgtaaaacatattaacacactctgtacatttttattttaaattgttttattttatatatcttTTCGATCGCTGTTATAAATTGCGTCGTGTATAATTTTTCAAAAGGGATTATATATTTTGAGAACGAATGACCTCGCCCTGTAGCGTAAGTCTGTTCGCAAATGCAAATTAGGAAATATCATAAACTCGATATGCATCATTCACATACGAACGCGAATAAATTTGTCATAAATATGTAACATAGTATTTACACGCGCGCGTTCTTCTAACCATAATATTTAGTTAATAGATACCCGCATGTTATTGCGTTTATAGTATTAGATTGAATCATAACTTGTATGCTGAATgcatcgttttatttatttaaatttgtatttattgttgtgAGTAGTTTGTGCTGTTATATAAGTATGAACCTCGTCTGGTTTTAGTTTTTTTGTTTATCCTTCGTGTGTGCATTATAAATATTGCAGACGACGAATATCAAGATAGCATCTCGACGCATGTTAAAATCGAAAAATAGTCTGTCATGACTGATCGCTAATTTTGTGGCATGATTTTTTTCTGTGTTACGTCAAAAACTTGATAAACTATCGAAATGAAATTAAAAGCATCATTATTTACGCGGAAACAAATATTCCTTATTTGGCATGTTCTTGTTAAGTGCAGCGTAGTAATATGCACTATTTATTCGGATTACCAGGCTAAGTGCAAACTtggaaacaatacacattttCGATTCGTGGTTTTTATAGCCAATAGCAAATGGTCTTACCGTTTGAAAAAATACGAATTTGCCTTCAGAGTGAGACACACTTTGCTCACAATGGACGCTGCGATGTACATGGCGGTTCAGAACAACGAGCCGACGACGTTACGTCAGTTGATAGACTCCGGCGCCGACGTCAATGAGTACTACCAGGACATGACGTTGATCAGCGCAAAGTCCATCCTGCACATGTGCTGTGAGAAGGGGAGATACGACTGTGTGAAggtaatattttgtattaacctCCCTGTGGAAAtcagggctcaatgcatgtgcggtaagtatcgccccagattagcatgtgccatccacataagctaatcagggacgatgtTTTCCAGGTTTTTGGCATTTTTCGTTAAAACGAAGTCTTtcataaacaaaaatccagtctcggcgtagagtgtcatcccaaattggcatatacggactgcacaggctgacctgtgacgacacttaacggacatgtattgagcccagttttctcatagcGCGACGCATATTCAAAACATGCCGTGTCATGTCCAAACGTGTTAATATCAAGTATTAACGAACTaatcatataatatttttatgattttaaacaatGGCGTGAAAGTTTGAGAGGTTAACTTTCCACGAAACATGAACTCAAATTAGAGCGATATAGAAAGACATTCCGGAaaatatttatacttatatttctTGGCATCTAAAGCTACTTTATCCCGTGTAAAGCCAGCTTCACCGTCTATATCAAGCGTGTCAATTTGATTTTGCAAAttcgggtcttaatgcatgtacgtaaaatgtCGGCCCAGATAAGCGCGTGCAACCCTTACAGGCTactcaaggacgacactttcaccttaactatattttcgtttaaaaagacttgttttaaacaaaaactaccaTAAAGACGGAAATGTCGTCCCAGTTAAGCCTATGCGCACTACACacgcttatctgtgacgacactttacatacatcccttaagccccgtttttccaaagCAAGACTCATTTTCATTTCCCGGATATACCCCAGCTCAGtgaaaaaacttattaaacactGCATGCTAGAACCAGAGAAGCTCTGCACCATTGTTCggtgcattaaaaaaacaactccaATAAGTACGTTGATGACGCTATTTAGAATCATGATGGTTTGACGTGTAAATACATGATCCGAACACGCGGTACGTATTTCAGGTTCTGCTAGAGAGGGGAGCCAATCTGTACATCCGCGACACGTGGTACCAGACGCCCCTTATGTACTGCATGATCACCCAGTATGACGACATCGCGGCGCTGCTCCTGCAGCACGACCCGGGCATTGTGGACATCGGAGACAAGTACGGAAAGAGCGCCTTGCATATCGCCGTCGACGTGGGCTCCATAGACTGCCTCAAGGTAGGTTTAGATTATACAACGTGGAATCTATAGAATGTCTCGAGGTGGGTTTAGATTATACAACGTGGGATCTATCGACTGTCTCAAGTTTGGTTCAGATACATTTCATTACATGGACATTATTGGTTTGTGTGGGTTTTTTCGTGGATagcaatttaacacaaacacaaccGAAAATGACCGGAAATCCTCGAATgtaacacaaacacaaacacatcggaaaatgaccgAAAATCACCGAATGTCGAAtgtaacacaaacacatcggaaaatgaccgGAAATCCCCGAAtgtaacacaaacacatcggaaaatgaccgACGCAAATTCCTCTTCATTTCTCCAATAAAAGAAATCCACGAACTGGCGTATCCACcaaaaagtaatttattttaaaacgtcAAAATGTCAGGCCaagcaatataaattattttacagtaaATCAATCTTTGCACCATAAGGATTTCAGTGGAAACGTTAAGAATAATGTATTAAACTGAAAAACAATCTGAGATTGTACAACAAACTGCCAAAAAATACAAATCTACGGTGAAGTCAGGAATAATgtgtccgccttgcgatcggTTCGACCCTACTCAGATCAGAGAACTTTCCCAAAATCATTCTAAAGACACTAAGTACAAGTTCTTCCTATGAATCCGGCTCGAGAGTGTCTCTGTAAACCAAGTCGTAAAAATGaagataataattatataaaggtTTACACTTGAACAATATTATCCCTGTGTACATTTATTGATCTTATTTACTTATGTGTGGTAAATTTCTCACATCCTCATGGATGTTCACTTCCATATTATTTTATCACAAGAACGAACATGGaaagaaacattaatataaaaaataaaacgatatTTAAAACGTTCATACACGATAAATGCCAAACGTGTACATGTCATCCGCATCCCAATCCCGCCAGGTTCTGTTACGTTACGGCGCTGACGTCAACGTTCGTAACGATTACGGAGTGACGCCACTGATTCACGTCTGCGGCAACAAATCCCTGGAGGTTGACGTCATGCTTGAGATGGTACGTCTTCTAGTGGAATCAGGGGCCGACCCAAACCTGAAGTGCTATCGGGAGGCTCGAACAGCCTTGCAGGTGaaacataatttgaaaataattattcaacACATACAAATCACCTTTTAgaaaataaagttttttatatAGGCATATATAATATgccaatataaataaatatgttcaaaagtattaaaatatttaatcaatacGAGCTCACTCGATACCTAATATATCTCTGTGGCATGTATATGTGGTAAGATAAATAACGTACTGTTGATACATTTCGA
Encoded here:
- the LOC127836030 gene encoding ankyrin-1-like, with the translated sequence MDAAMYMAVQNNEPTTLRQLIDSGADVNEYYQDMTLISAKSILHMCCEKGRYDCVKVLLERGANLYIRDTWYQTPLMYCMITQYDDIAALLLQHDPGIVDIGDKYGKSALHIAVDVGSIDCLKVLLRYGADVNVRNDYGVTPLIHVCGNKSLEVDVMLEMVRLLVESGADPNLKCYREARTALQCAMITKHVEVVETLLSAGSDPNVLDNGGRCPITTLLWYHRATGNDVDDDVMIICILLIQVHVYCVQSDVLCNH